Proteins encoded within one genomic window of Methanosarcina barkeri str. Wiesmoor:
- the cobA gene encoding uroporphyrinogen-III C-methyltransferase — translation MSGNYGKVYLVGSGPGDPELLTLKARRLIDSAEVIVYDQLPGKAILDSMPASAEKINVGKYAGSHTMTQAEINEVLVQKAKEGKMVVRLKGGDPYVFGRGGEEAEVLVAEEIEFEVVPGITSAIAVPAYAGIPVTHRESTSMVTFITGHEDPTKEESGLDWETLAKFGGTIVILMGVKMLGRNAEELMKHGKAPDTPVAVIERGTRADQRVTVGTLANIASLAEERKVKAPAITVVGDVVHLHDILGEQRTGVDF, via the coding sequence ATGTCAGGAAATTACGGAAAAGTCTATCTTGTGGGTTCTGGTCCAGGCGACCCTGAGCTCCTTACCCTGAAAGCCCGCCGGCTAATTGACAGTGCTGAAGTAATTGTTTATGACCAGCTTCCTGGAAAAGCTATTCTGGACTCAATGCCGGCAAGTGCGGAAAAAATTAATGTTGGAAAATACGCCGGCAGCCATACCATGACCCAGGCTGAGATTAATGAAGTGCTTGTGCAGAAAGCAAAAGAAGGAAAGATGGTAGTCAGGCTTAAAGGAGGAGATCCCTATGTCTTCGGAAGAGGCGGAGAAGAAGCCGAGGTACTCGTAGCCGAAGAAATTGAGTTTGAAGTTGTGCCTGGGATTACTTCTGCAATAGCAGTGCCTGCTTATGCCGGAATTCCGGTAACCCACAGGGAAAGCACTTCAATGGTCACTTTCATAACAGGGCATGAAGACCCTACAAAGGAAGAGAGTGGACTTGACTGGGAAACCCTGGCAAAATTCGGAGGAACAATTGTAATCCTTATGGGCGTGAAAATGCTCGGCCGGAATGCAGAAGAGCTAATGAAGCACGGCAAAGCCCCGGACACTCCTGTTGCAGTCATTGAGAGAGGAACCAGGGCCGACCAGAGAGTAACTGTAGGGACCCTTGCAAATATCGCAAGCCTGGCAGAAGAACGAAAAGTAAAGGCTCCAGCTATTACGGTTGTAGGGGATGTTGTACACCTGCACGATATTCTCGGGGAACAGCGGACAGGAGTTGACTTTTAA
- a CDS encoding alpha-amylase family glycosyl hydrolase produces the protein MENLPNELELLPLHKLGAWEDEQTSGKINFGLFLPGISEEGEYELFVRVIHEKDQFLQDILPMDFEMEHSVDPDYGDYWSATINIEAKDKLKPFSAWGIPGKYVYRYCLKNPKNPELIDWIIDPFAREFGVGKLSAFTLGYEQYTWDKNELEWKTPFINDIVLYELMVNEFADDIKGTIDHLDYLADLGINCIELMPLSNIEKRVDWGFAPIGYFGVDERFGNRKDMQELIDKAHQKDIAVIVDSVYAHTSHLFPYYYVYNELGYPLDKNPFMGPFAENAFGISTDFTYKFTRNFFLTVNNHWLDSYHIDGFRYDYVPGYWLEDSENGYTKLVRDTYQLVKAKKGSSDHWQRFFEGESVNLIQCAEQLQKPVEILNKTYSNCTWQNRTLNTARGIYGNCEKLTELGSLFGLSGYQTGVQNNGDKITKTALQYLENHDHSRFICNFGTVARDNELLKEGDRAFWYKVQPYLIGMFTAKGIPMLWQGQEFGENYWLPQEGWGRVLLYRPVRWEYFYTSEGRSLVQLVRKLVKLRKNNPQFTRGEHYFYNDYTLYQSRNIMMFSRTCKEVFSLVALNFGAQDQVVYFKFPSDGNYQEELHGQDNLKGISAGKNIQLNIPSNYGKIWTLAV, from the coding sequence GTGGAAAATTTGCCAAATGAACTTGAACTTCTGCCGCTCCATAAGCTTGGGGCCTGGGAAGATGAACAGACTTCCGGAAAAATAAATTTCGGGCTTTTTTTACCAGGTATTTCGGAAGAGGGAGAATATGAACTCTTTGTGAGGGTTATTCATGAAAAGGACCAGTTCCTTCAGGATATCCTTCCAATGGACTTTGAAATGGAACATTCAGTGGACCCAGATTACGGGGATTACTGGTCTGCAACGATAAATATTGAGGCTAAAGATAAGCTAAAACCATTTTCTGCATGGGGAATTCCTGGAAAATATGTTTACCGATACTGCCTTAAAAATCCAAAAAATCCAGAGCTTATTGACTGGATTATCGATCCTTTTGCCAGGGAATTCGGGGTTGGAAAATTATCTGCTTTCACCCTCGGGTACGAACAATATACGTGGGACAAAAATGAACTGGAATGGAAAACCCCTTTCATAAATGATATTGTCCTCTATGAACTCATGGTCAACGAGTTTGCGGATGATATCAAAGGGACAATTGACCATCTGGATTACCTCGCAGACCTTGGAATTAATTGTATAGAACTGATGCCTCTTTCAAACATTGAGAAAAGAGTGGACTGGGGATTTGCACCGATCGGGTATTTCGGGGTGGATGAGCGTTTCGGAAATCGAAAAGATATGCAAGAATTGATCGATAAAGCTCACCAGAAAGATATCGCGGTCATAGTAGATTCGGTTTATGCACATACAAGCCATCTCTTTCCATACTACTATGTTTACAACGAACTTGGATATCCTCTGGATAAAAATCCCTTCATGGGCCCTTTCGCTGAAAATGCTTTTGGAATAAGTACAGATTTCACTTACAAATTTACCCGCAACTTCTTTTTGACAGTCAACAATCACTGGCTTGACAGTTATCATATAGACGGTTTTAGATACGACTACGTACCCGGGTACTGGCTGGAGGATTCGGAAAATGGCTACACCAAACTTGTACGGGATACATACCAGTTGGTTAAAGCAAAAAAAGGCTCTTCCGATCACTGGCAGCGATTTTTTGAAGGAGAGTCTGTAAACCTAATCCAGTGTGCTGAGCAGCTTCAAAAACCCGTAGAAATTCTGAATAAAACCTATAGTAACTGTACCTGGCAAAATAGAACACTGAATACGGCCAGAGGGATATATGGAAATTGTGAAAAATTGACCGAGCTTGGTTCCCTCTTCGGGCTCTCAGGTTATCAGACAGGAGTTCAGAACAATGGAGATAAGATTACAAAAACTGCTCTACAATATCTGGAAAACCATGATCATTCCCGGTTTATCTGTAACTTTGGAACAGTTGCCCGTGATAATGAACTTTTGAAGGAAGGCGATCGTGCCTTCTGGTATAAGGTACAACCTTATCTGATAGGCATGTTTACAGCAAAGGGCATTCCAATGTTATGGCAGGGGCAGGAGTTTGGGGAAAACTACTGGCTTCCTCAAGAAGGATGGGGAAGAGTGCTTTTGTACAGACCTGTGCGCTGGGAATACTTTTATACTTCTGAAGGTCGGTCGCTGGTTCAACTCGTCAGGAAACTGGTTAAGCTTCGCAAGAATAACCCTCAGTTTACCAGAGGAGAGCATTACTTCTACAATGATTATACCTTGTATCAGTCTCGAAATATCATGATGTTTTCCCGGACTTGCAAAGAAGTTTTCAGCCTGGTTGCATTGAACTTCGGAGCCCAGGATCAGGTAGTTTATTTCAAGTTTCCATCTGATGGTAATTACCAAGAAGAACTTCATGGTCAGGATAATTTAAAGGGAATTTCTGCGGGAAAGAACATCCAGCTTAACATTCCCAGCAACTATGGAAAAATCTGGACATTGGCAGTTTGA
- the rnz gene encoding ribonuclease Z, giving the protein MLRITFLGTGGSLPTRNRNPSAVMVNREGELILFDCGEGTQQQMMRAKTGMMNLSSIFVSHFHADHFLGIPGLIQTMSFMGRKEPLLIYGPEGTREFTELFKALGYFNLNYEVQGIQLKPGDVVERKEYVIRALKTEHSISSLGYALIENPRPGRFNREKAIELGIPPGPLFSKLQKGKTVEVNGKLVKPEDVMGALRPGRTVVYSGDTRPCEPILKASRDADVLIHDGSFADEMADWAEESKHSTAGEVAALAKEAGVRRLILTHISSRYTDDAEPLLIDSKKVFENVIIAEDLMEIEVPYRSK; this is encoded by the coding sequence ATGCTTCGTATAACTTTTCTTGGTACTGGAGGTTCTCTTCCAACCCGCAACAGAAACCCATCTGCAGTAATGGTTAATCGGGAAGGAGAGCTTATCCTGTTCGACTGTGGAGAAGGAACCCAGCAGCAGATGATGAGGGCAAAGACAGGGATGATGAACCTGTCCTCTATTTTTGTCAGTCATTTCCATGCGGACCATTTTCTGGGAATTCCTGGCCTGATCCAGACCATGTCTTTCATGGGAAGGAAAGAACCCCTTCTGATTTATGGCCCTGAGGGAACCAGGGAATTTACTGAGCTTTTTAAAGCTCTTGGTTACTTCAACCTCAACTACGAAGTCCAGGGTATCCAGTTGAAACCCGGAGATGTTGTTGAAAGAAAAGAATATGTGATCCGAGCTTTAAAAACCGAACACAGCATATCAAGCCTCGGATACGCCCTTATAGAAAATCCTCGCCCAGGGCGTTTCAACAGAGAAAAGGCAATTGAACTGGGGATTCCTCCAGGCCCTCTATTTTCAAAATTACAAAAAGGAAAAACGGTAGAAGTCAATGGAAAGCTCGTAAAACCGGAAGATGTAATGGGAGCCTTAAGGCCAGGGCGGACTGTTGTATACAGTGGAGATACCAGGCCCTGTGAACCCATTCTCAAGGCAAGCCGGGATGCAGATGTGCTGATACATGATGGAAGTTTTGCGGATGAGATGGCAGATTGGGCTGAAGAGTCAAAACATTCGACAGCAGGGGAAGTGGCAGCCCTCGCAAAGGAGGCAGGAGTCAGGAGGCTGATCCTTACCCATATAAGCTCCCGATATACTGATGATGCTGAACCTCTCTTGATAGATTCAAAAAAAGTGTTTGAAAACGTAATTATAGCTGAAGATCTGATGGAAATTGAAGTCCCGTACAGGTCGAAATAA
- a CDS encoding AAA family ATPase has product MRPVSQRVNAKKTHENNTEFGRSTSELLILKPEGYPLSGMMDEYPVIENRDVFEFYAREQWNGYVARKGDYLFDRRMFPDFAYRIIDVEPAESIIGSSTSIIVTEEENGLPSSAEIKSSVKFEDVIGQELAKQKCRLIERFLEEPERFGKWAPRNILFFGPSGTGKTMLAKALANKTDVLIIPVKATQLIGEYVGEGARQIHQLYDRAEEMAPCIIFIDELDAIALDRKFQELRGDVSEIVNALLTEMDGIVERDGVCTICSTNRIYSLDSAIRSRFEEEIEFILPREEEIVEIFESNVKTFPLQVEDCNFRALAKKANGLSGRDLVEKVLKTALHQAIIEDREIVTNQDFENALAKLGRKDSSQGPSELYV; this is encoded by the coding sequence GTGCGACCAGTCTCACAAAGAGTGAACGCAAAAAAGACTCATGAAAATAATACCGAGTTTGGGAGATCTACCTCTGAGCTTCTTATCCTGAAGCCTGAAGGTTATCCATTAAGCGGCATGATGGACGAATATCCCGTTATTGAAAATCGGGATGTTTTTGAATTCTATGCCCGGGAACAGTGGAATGGATATGTTGCTCGTAAGGGAGATTATCTCTTTGATCGGCGGATGTTCCCGGATTTTGCTTACCGTATCATAGATGTGGAACCTGCAGAATCCATAATAGGAAGTTCAACCTCAATTATTGTAACTGAAGAGGAAAATGGGCTTCCTTCCTCGGCAGAAATAAAGAGTAGCGTTAAATTTGAAGACGTAATCGGGCAGGAACTTGCAAAGCAAAAGTGCAGGCTGATTGAACGCTTCCTTGAAGAGCCCGAACGCTTTGGGAAATGGGCGCCAAGAAATATCCTTTTCTTCGGGCCTTCAGGCACCGGAAAGACCATGCTTGCAAAGGCTCTTGCAAACAAAACCGACGTTCTCATCATTCCTGTTAAAGCTACACAGCTTATAGGAGAATATGTGGGAGAAGGGGCTCGCCAGATTCATCAGCTCTATGACCGAGCAGAAGAGATGGCTCCCTGTATAATCTTTATTGACGAGCTCGATGCCATAGCCCTGGATCGAAAATTCCAGGAGTTGAGAGGAGATGTAAGCGAAATTGTAAACGCTCTTCTGACCGAAATGGATGGCATAGTGGAACGTGATGGGGTATGTACTATCTGCTCCACCAACAGGATTTATTCTCTGGACTCAGCTATAAGAAGCAGGTTCGAAGAAGAAATTGAGTTCATTCTTCCTAGAGAAGAAGAAATCGTCGAGATATTCGAGTCAAATGTAAAGACTTTCCCTTTGCAGGTAGAGGACTGTAACTTCCGGGCACTTGCAAAGAAAGCAAATGGACTTTCTGGCAGAGACCTTGTTGAAAAGGTTTTAAAAACTGCTCTTCACCAGGCAATTATAGAAGACCGTGAAATAGTAACAAATCAGGATTTTGAAAATGCGCTTGCAAAACTTGGCAGGAAAGATTCATCTCAGGGGCCTTCTGAGCTTTACGTTTGA
- the eif1A gene encoding translation initiation factor eIF-1A has protein sequence MKLADLKKPTSKAKPTTGETVTRVRTPRRENNEILATVESLLGANRLRLRCMDGVVRMGRIPGSMKKKTWIREGDVVIVVPWEFQNEKADVIWKYTRPQVDWLERKGYLKG, from the coding sequence ATCAAACTGGCAGACTTAAAGAAACCTACATCCAAAGCCAAGCCTACAACGGGAGAAACCGTTACAAGAGTACGCACACCGCGCAGGGAGAATAACGAGATCCTGGCAACCGTTGAGAGTCTACTGGGTGCAAACCGGCTAAGGCTCCGTTGCATGGATGGGGTCGTTCGTATGGGAAGGATTCCAGGTTCAATGAAGAAAAAAACCTGGATAAGAGAAGGAGATGTCGTTATTGTCGTGCCCTGGGAGTTCCAGAACGAAAAAGCAGACGTGATCTGGAAATATACAAGGCCGCAGGTAGACTGGCTTGAAAGAAAAGGATACCTGAAAGGATAA
- a CDS encoding serine protein kinase RIO gives MGMDQEKKIRRIDSAKDKSRARVKDSERLKVEENVFDVPTLKILYTLSNKGIIKAMGGAISTGKEANVFYAEGPDKELAVKIYRITSSTFRAMDAYIMKDPRFTNIRNNKRDIIFAWTRKELQNLKRAKSAGVRVPEPILAEKNILIMEFMGEKERPYPLLKNTHLENEEAKNIFDAIVEYMRLLYKKANLVHADLSEYNILLDPNNLTPIFIDMGQSVTLEHPNAREFLYRDVKNILRFFSRYGIKDKPEELFKKIQAE, from the coding sequence ATGGGAATGGATCAGGAAAAGAAGATAAGGCGCATCGATAGCGCTAAAGATAAATCTCGGGCCAGGGTGAAGGACTCCGAGCGGCTGAAAGTAGAAGAAAACGTATTCGACGTACCTACCCTCAAAATTCTATATACTCTCTCCAACAAAGGCATAATAAAAGCAATGGGAGGAGCTATCAGTACTGGGAAAGAAGCAAACGTATTCTACGCCGAAGGTCCAGACAAAGAACTAGCTGTAAAAATATACAGGATTACAAGCAGCACCTTCAGGGCCATGGATGCCTACATTATGAAGGACCCTCGCTTCACAAACATTCGAAATAACAAGCGAGACATTATTTTTGCGTGGACACGCAAGGAACTTCAGAATCTGAAACGTGCGAAAAGTGCAGGAGTACGGGTTCCAGAGCCTATACTTGCCGAAAAGAATATTCTTATTATGGAATTTATGGGAGAAAAAGAGAGACCTTACCCGCTCCTTAAAAACACGCATCTTGAAAACGAAGAAGCAAAGAATATTTTTGATGCCATCGTTGAATACATGCGTCTCCTATATAAAAAAGCAAATCTTGTACATGCCGATCTAAGTGAATACAATATCCTGCTCGACCCGAATAACCTGACTCCCATATTCATTGATATGGGACAATCCGTAACCCTGGAGCATCCTAATGCCCGGGAGTTCCTTTACAGGGACGTGAAAAATATACTCAGGTTCTTCAGCCGCTATGGGATAAAGGACAAACCTGAAGAGCTATTTAAAAAAATACAGGCGGAATAA
- a CDS encoding KH domain-containing protein, whose translation MTQYVKIPKERVGVIIGPKGETKKLIEDKTACQLEIDSESGKIDITCEENPLKEFRVLETLKAIGRGFSPEKALELLADDMLMLDIIDLSDVANTPKELQRIKGRIIGRNGKTRELAETLINVKISVYGKTVSILGHPEQNTVIRTAIRMLLDGATHGAVYKFLEKKHQELLHSQLDSVDFY comes from the coding sequence ATGACTCAATATGTCAAAATCCCCAAAGAAAGAGTCGGAGTAATCATAGGCCCGAAAGGAGAAACAAAAAAGCTTATCGAAGACAAAACTGCGTGCCAGCTTGAAATCGATAGCGAAAGCGGAAAGATAGATATTACCTGTGAAGAAAACCCATTAAAAGAGTTCAGAGTGCTCGAAACTCTGAAAGCGATAGGAAGAGGGTTCAGTCCTGAAAAAGCTCTTGAACTTCTGGCAGACGATATGCTTATGCTTGATATCATCGATCTTTCCGACGTTGCTAATACCCCAAAAGAGCTTCAGCGGATAAAGGGTCGGATAATAGGAAGAAACGGAAAAACCAGAGAACTTGCAGAAACCCTGATAAACGTTAAGATCTCAGTCTACGGAAAAACCGTATCCATACTTGGGCACCCTGAGCAGAACACTGTAATTCGGACAGCTATAAGGATGCTGCTCGATGGAGCTACACATGGTGCAGTCTACAAGTTCCTGGAAAAAAAGCATCAGGAACTCCTACATTCCCAGCTTGACTCAGTTGACTTTTATTAA
- a CDS encoding dihydroorotase produces the protein MPDILIKNTRIYYNNSLQSAEIIIEDGKVTKIGKDLRVSSSDMIIDAGGALTLPAGIDVHVHFREPGMTSKENWYTGSCAAAAGGVTTVIDQPNTVPPTTDRRTFEQKLILARRKSIVDFGINGGVTGNIDKLEELWKLGVTAFGEIFMAESTGGLNINEETFDEALAEIRRLGALATIHAEDEKMRLELEGLLKGDISYEYHSRVRPNACESVAVQKALELVSKLQVRAHLCHISTLEATGIIRKEKYLARRENKEPLFTCEVTPHHLFLSTRDWEKLRSFGKMNPPLRGSHSIKALMNGINDGTIDMVASDHAPHLESEKDVDIRAAPSGVPGVETLMPLMLAAVRKNILPLSQMIMLTSWNPAKAFGLDRKAKGRLEVGFDADLIIVNPRELRPIKAEFLHSKAGWTPFEGMEGVFPEYTLSRGEVIWIEESINAKPGRGNFLEGRGERFEEDEEDLEEAGETQD, from the coding sequence ATGCCTGATATTCTTATTAAAAATACAAGGATTTACTACAATAATTCGCTTCAGTCTGCCGAGATTATTATTGAGGACGGTAAAGTTACTAAAATAGGAAAAGATCTCAGGGTTTCAAGCTCGGACATGATAATTGATGCGGGTGGAGCTCTTACCTTGCCTGCTGGGATTGACGTACATGTCCATTTCAGGGAACCCGGGATGACCTCAAAGGAAAACTGGTATACGGGATCGTGTGCAGCGGCTGCTGGAGGAGTTACTACTGTCATCGACCAGCCTAATACAGTGCCTCCTACGACAGATAGGCGGACATTTGAACAAAAACTTATACTTGCAAGGAGAAAGTCTATTGTTGATTTTGGAATCAATGGCGGGGTAACAGGCAATATTGATAAATTAGAAGAACTCTGGAAATTGGGGGTTACTGCTTTTGGGGAAATTTTCATGGCCGAGTCTACAGGCGGGCTAAATATTAATGAGGAGACTTTTGATGAAGCACTTGCCGAAATTAGACGTCTTGGTGCACTTGCAACCATTCATGCCGAAGATGAGAAAATGCGCCTTGAGCTGGAAGGGCTGTTAAAAGGGGACATTTCCTATGAGTATCATTCAAGGGTACGCCCAAATGCATGTGAGTCGGTTGCTGTTCAAAAAGCCCTGGAACTTGTTTCCAAACTGCAAGTAAGGGCTCATCTTTGCCACATTAGCACGCTTGAAGCTACAGGTATCATACGAAAGGAAAAATATCTTGCAAGAAGAGAGAATAAAGAACCACTTTTCACCTGTGAAGTTACTCCTCATCACCTTTTCCTTTCTACACGAGATTGGGAAAAACTCCGGTCTTTTGGAAAAATGAATCCTCCTCTTAGGGGAAGTCACAGTATTAAAGCTCTCATGAATGGAATTAATGATGGCACTATTGATATGGTAGCCTCGGATCATGCCCCACATCTGGAATCTGAAAAAGATGTTGATATAAGAGCTGCTCCTTCAGGAGTGCCCGGAGTTGAGACCCTCATGCCTCTTATGCTTGCTGCAGTGAGAAAAAACATCCTGCCTCTTTCCCAGATGATCATGCTTACAAGCTGGAATCCGGCAAAAGCCTTTGGGCTGGATCGCAAAGCCAAAGGAAGGCTTGAGGTAGGTTTTGATGCAGACCTGATTATTGTAAATCCCCGCGAGCTTCGCCCTATAAAGGCTGAGTTTTTGCACAGTAAAGCGGGCTGGACTCCCTTTGAAGGCATGGAAGGAGTTTTTCCTGAGTATACTCTCTCCAGGGGTGAAGTAATCTGGATTGAGGAATCAATTAATGCAAAACCTGGGCGGGGTAACTTCCTCGAAGGCAGAGGAGAACGATTCGAAGAGGACGAAGAAGACCTGGAAGAGGCTGGCGAAACTCAGGACTAA
- the phoU gene encoding phosphate signaling complex protein PhoU, giving the protein MTREQYVKQLDLLKESVLSLGEMVELIFRDSMASVMDLDVKLAEKTLALEPEVDKLEEGIEVSVFDLLALQQPMASDLRFVVSTLKITADLRRIVGLSINIAKIPGRIEGGYVKPLIDTKKMADAAAFMLENSLKAFETQDVELARTAARRDEEVDKLFYAVWVELIEMMAKDTTIISRATNLLFLIRYLERIADHCCNICESVVYLSTAERVKLN; this is encoded by the coding sequence ATGACTCGAGAACAATATGTAAAGCAGCTGGATCTACTTAAGGAGTCTGTACTTTCTCTTGGAGAAATGGTAGAGCTGATTTTCAGAGACTCAATGGCTTCAGTTATGGATCTCGATGTCAAGCTTGCTGAAAAGACACTGGCCCTTGAGCCCGAAGTGGATAAACTTGAGGAAGGCATTGAGGTCTCGGTTTTTGATCTGCTTGCGCTTCAGCAGCCTATGGCCAGTGATCTCCGGTTTGTAGTATCTACTCTGAAGATCACGGCAGATCTGAGGAGAATTGTGGGATTATCAATAAATATCGCCAAAATTCCGGGAAGAATAGAGGGCGGATATGTAAAACCACTTATTGATACGAAAAAAATGGCGGATGCCGCTGCATTTATGCTTGAGAATTCCCTCAAGGCTTTTGAGACTCAGGATGTCGAACTTGCAAGAACAGCAGCACGAAGGGATGAAGAGGTTGATAAACTCTTTTATGCAGTCTGGGTTGAGCTGATTGAAATGATGGCAAAAGATACAACTATCATCTCGAGAGCTACAAATTTACTTTTCCTGATCCGTTACCTTGAAAGAATTGCAGACCACTGCTGTAATATCTGTGAAAGTGTGGTTTATCTATCCACGGCTGAGAGAGTCAAACTGAACTGA